The following are from one region of the Sphingobium sp. MI1205 genome:
- a CDS encoding type I secretion system permease/ATPase has product MASAFGERDSELLEVVSNYKKVFIVVLCVSAALNVLLLGGSLYMMMVYDSVLPSHSIPTLAGLMILVMIVYLFQGFFENMRAGMLADVANSVERELSGRVQNAMSQLALAGRKMPGDGLSPMHDLENVRAFMSNGVATLLDLPWVIFFLAILSILHIWLGITALVGAIILFSLTLFTNRAMKRPAEQLLQLSAYRNGAAESNLRHVELLTALGMAGRMQQRWDRLNALYTAAQNKLARSGTALGGLSKILRLALQSIILTVGALLVIEGKSSAGVIFAASVLSARALAPVDQAIANWKSLISARVGWMRLTEMLKCVPATAGVSLRLPAPVQKLEVEKLVVAPPGTRQITVNGVELRLNAGDACAVIGPSGAGKSSLGRALVGAWRPSRGTIRLDGATQDQWDPEHFGEFIGYLPQTIELLDGTIAENIARFDPSATSEAIVAAARVAAVHDLITGLPQGYDTRVGADGQALSGGQRQRIGLARALYKDPFFVLLDEPNSNLDSEGEAALVAAIASVRERGGIVVVISHRALGQVSHVLLMREGRMEIFGPAAEVMTRLRHRKNVPRENVVAMQATATGTA; this is encoded by the coding sequence GTGGCAAGTGCGTTCGGCGAACGTGACAGCGAATTGTTGGAAGTTGTCAGCAACTACAAGAAAGTGTTCATTGTTGTCCTGTGCGTCAGCGCAGCGCTCAACGTGCTGCTGCTGGGCGGATCCCTTTACATGATGATGGTTTATGATTCGGTTCTGCCGAGTCATTCCATCCCGACATTGGCCGGGCTGATGATCCTGGTGATGATCGTGTACCTGTTCCAGGGCTTCTTCGAAAATATGCGGGCAGGCATGTTGGCGGATGTTGCAAATTCCGTCGAACGTGAACTGTCCGGCAGGGTCCAGAACGCGATGTCCCAATTGGCGCTGGCCGGACGGAAGATGCCCGGTGATGGGCTCAGCCCCATGCACGATCTCGAAAACGTCCGCGCCTTCATGTCGAACGGGGTCGCGACCCTGCTCGATCTGCCTTGGGTCATCTTCTTTCTGGCCATATTGTCCATACTGCATATCTGGCTGGGCATCACGGCGCTGGTGGGCGCGATCATCCTGTTTTCCCTGACGCTGTTCACGAACCGGGCCATGAAACGGCCAGCCGAACAGCTTTTGCAGCTTTCCGCCTATCGCAATGGCGCGGCGGAAAGCAATTTGCGTCATGTGGAACTGCTGACGGCGCTCGGCATGGCCGGGCGCATGCAGCAGCGCTGGGACCGGCTGAACGCCCTGTACACCGCCGCTCAGAACAAGCTGGCGCGCTCTGGCACTGCGCTTGGCGGCCTGAGCAAGATATTGCGGCTGGCGCTTCAGTCGATCATCCTGACCGTCGGCGCGCTGCTGGTCATCGAAGGGAAGTCAAGCGCCGGGGTCATCTTCGCCGCATCCGTCCTGTCCGCACGCGCGCTCGCGCCAGTCGATCAGGCGATCGCGAACTGGAAGAGCCTGATCAGCGCACGCGTTGGATGGATGCGCCTGACGGAGATGTTGAAATGTGTCCCGGCAACGGCGGGCGTTTCGCTGCGTTTGCCTGCGCCGGTACAGAAGCTGGAAGTGGAAAAGCTGGTCGTCGCGCCGCCCGGCACGCGGCAGATTACCGTCAACGGCGTGGAGCTCCGCCTGAATGCAGGAGACGCCTGCGCCGTCATCGGTCCAAGCGGTGCGGGAAAATCATCGCTGGGCCGCGCCTTGGTCGGAGCCTGGCGACCGTCACGCGGGACGATCCGTCTCGACGGCGCGACGCAGGACCAGTGGGATCCCGAACATTTCGGCGAATTTATCGGCTATCTGCCTCAGACTATCGAACTGCTGGACGGCACCATCGCGGAAAATATCGCGCGTTTCGATCCTTCCGCGACATCGGAAGCGATCGTCGCGGCGGCAAGGGTTGCCGCGGTGCACGACCTGATCACCGGCCTCCCGCAAGGCTATGACACCCGCGTCGGCGCAGATGGCCAAGCGCTTTCGGGAGGGCAGCGGCAGCGCATCGGCTTGGCTCGCGCCTTGTACAAGGATCCGTTCTTCGTCCTGCTCGACGAGCCCAATTCCAATCTTGACAGCGAGGGGGAGGCTGCACTGGTCGCCGCGATCGCATCGGTGCGCGAGCGCGGAGGTATCGTGGTCGTGATTTCTCACCGGGCGCTGGGGCAGGTCAGCCATGTCCTGCTGATGCGAGAGGGTCGCATGGAAATATTCGGTCCGGCTGCGGAAGTCATGACGCGCTTACGACATAGAAAAAATGTGCCCCGGGAAAATGTCGTGGCGATGCAAGCCACCGCTACTGGAACAGCGTGA
- a CDS encoding HlyD family type I secretion periplasmic adaptor subunit, whose protein sequence is MNTHLAPFIADDSFAVDYDPAEHAQNKVRAALIAMAILIVSFGVAGTLIPIGGAVIAAGQIGLASHIKKVAHPSGGVIKEILVENGAPVRKGQVLMRFDDRVTGADAEYSSLSVDQMRAQRARLEAERLGARSVTFPSELMRADGAARRAMADEANLFQIRQSEQAGLAAQIQSRIRQYRQQINAYESQIRALQQQAALIEPERKGVRALWDKGLVTISRLNQLERTAVDLQGGIGALRANIAQAEARISEAREQMIQLGESRRSQAGADLAQLNGALNQQQVRSVSAIDARDRSVVRAPYEGVVDKLAFNTIGGVVRPAEIIMEIVPNSDRLLVEGAVSPADVDQVHVGQAARIRFTAFNNSATPEIRGKVTFVAADRAADPEGRLSFYPVRVEIDEAQLRKYPELALKPGMPADLFIDTGSRMMISYLTKPLRDQFERAFRDN, encoded by the coding sequence ATGAACACTCATCTTGCCCCGTTCATCGCCGATGACAGTTTCGCCGTGGATTATGACCCGGCCGAACATGCCCAAAACAAGGTGCGCGCTGCCCTCATCGCCATGGCGATACTCATTGTGAGTTTCGGCGTGGCTGGCACTTTGATCCCGATCGGGGGCGCGGTAATTGCAGCCGGTCAGATCGGCCTCGCATCGCACATCAAGAAGGTCGCCCATCCTTCAGGAGGCGTGATCAAGGAAATACTGGTCGAAAACGGCGCGCCTGTCCGCAAGGGACAGGTGCTGATGCGCTTCGACGACAGGGTGACAGGGGCGGATGCGGAATATTCCAGCCTGAGCGTCGATCAGATGCGAGCGCAACGCGCCCGTCTGGAAGCGGAACGGCTGGGCGCTCGCTCCGTCACTTTCCCCAGTGAATTGATGCGCGCTGACGGCGCCGCGCGCCGTGCGATGGCTGACGAAGCCAATCTGTTCCAGATCAGGCAGTCCGAACAGGCGGGGCTCGCCGCACAGATCCAGTCGCGCATCCGCCAGTATCGCCAGCAGATCAACGCTTATGAATCGCAAATCCGCGCGCTCCAGCAGCAGGCCGCCCTTATCGAACCTGAACGAAAGGGGGTAAGGGCTCTGTGGGACAAGGGGCTAGTTACCATCAGCCGCCTCAATCAGTTGGAGCGGACCGCCGTGGATCTGCAGGGCGGCATCGGCGCGTTGCGCGCCAACATAGCGCAGGCAGAGGCGCGTATCAGCGAGGCGCGTGAACAGATGATTCAGCTCGGGGAAAGCCGCCGGTCACAGGCGGGAGCCGACCTTGCCCAGTTGAACGGCGCGCTCAACCAGCAGCAAGTGCGCAGCGTTTCCGCCATCGATGCGCGGGATCGCAGCGTCGTACGCGCCCCTTATGAGGGAGTAGTCGACAAGCTGGCCTTCAACACGATTGGCGGCGTCGTACGCCCCGCCGAAATCATTATGGAAATTGTGCCGAACAGCGACCGGCTTCTGGTCGAAGGGGCGGTTTCGCCCGCTGATGTCGATCAGGTCCATGTCGGCCAAGCGGCGCGCATCCGCTTCACCGCCTTCAACAACAGCGCCACGCCCGAAATCCGGGGCAAAGTGACCTTCGTGGCTGCCGACAGGGCAGCCGATCCAGAAGGAAGGCTGAGCTTCTACCCGGTGCGGGTGGAAATCGACGAAGCCCAGCTGCGGAAATATCCCGAACTGGCGCTAAAGCCCGGCATGCCGGCCGATTTATTCATCGACACCGGCAGCCGGATGATGATCTCCTACCTTACCAAGCCGTTGCGCGACCAGTTCGAGCGGGCATTCCGGGATAACTGA
- a CDS encoding CoA-acylating methylmalonate-semialdehyde dehydrogenase has protein sequence MRDINHKLAFDHDGKAQRYSDVFDPNNGGVQARVALGDAALLDKAVEAAKKAQPAWAAVNPQRRARVMFNFKTLVEKHMDELAHLLSSEHGKVIADSKGDIQRGLEVIEFCCGIPHVLKGEFTQGAGPGIDVYSFRQPIGIGAGITPFNFPGMIPLWMSGVAIATGNAFILKPSERDPSVPVRLAELFLEAGLPEGILQVVHGDKEMVDAILDHPDIGAISFVGSSDIAHYVYKRGVDNGKRVQAMGGAKNHGIVMPDADLDQVVNDLSGAAFGSAGERCMALPVVTPVGEKTAMALREKLIPAIEALRVGVSTDPDAHYGPVVTAAHKAKIESYIQMGVDEGAELVVDGRGFTLQGHEEGFFVGPTLFDHVKPSMRSYKEEIFGPVLQMVRAESFEEALALPSQHQYGNGVAIFTRNGHAAREFAARVNVGMVGINVPIPVPVAYHTFGGWKRSAFGDTNQHGMEGVKFWTKVKTITQRWPDGGATSDSAFVIPTMG, from the coding sequence ATGCGCGACATTAATCACAAACTGGCTTTTGACCATGACGGGAAAGCCCAGCGTTACAGCGACGTTTTTGATCCGAACAATGGCGGCGTTCAGGCCCGCGTGGCTTTGGGCGATGCCGCTCTGCTCGACAAGGCGGTGGAAGCCGCGAAGAAGGCGCAACCCGCTTGGGCGGCCGTCAATCCGCAGCGCCGCGCGCGGGTCATGTTTAACTTCAAGACCCTGGTCGAGAAGCATATGGACGAGCTGGCGCATCTGCTCAGCTCCGAACATGGCAAGGTGATCGCGGATTCGAAGGGGGACATTCAGCGCGGCCTGGAGGTCATAGAATTCTGCTGCGGCATCCCGCACGTGCTGAAGGGTGAATTTACCCAAGGTGCGGGCCCTGGCATTGATGTCTACAGCTTCCGCCAGCCGATCGGCATCGGCGCGGGCATTACGCCCTTCAACTTTCCGGGCATGATCCCGCTCTGGATGTCGGGCGTCGCCATTGCGACCGGCAACGCCTTCATCCTGAAGCCTTCGGAGCGCGACCCATCGGTGCCCGTCCGTCTGGCGGAGCTTTTCCTGGAAGCGGGCCTGCCGGAAGGCATATTGCAGGTGGTTCACGGCGACAAGGAAATGGTCGACGCCATTCTCGACCATCCCGACATCGGCGCGATCAGCTTTGTCGGTTCGTCTGACATCGCCCATTATGTCTACAAGCGCGGCGTCGACAACGGCAAGCGCGTGCAGGCAATGGGTGGGGCCAAGAACCACGGCATCGTCATGCCCGACGCTGATCTCGATCAGGTGGTGAACGATCTTTCGGGCGCGGCTTTCGGTTCGGCCGGCGAACGCTGCATGGCGCTCCCCGTCGTCACCCCGGTGGGTGAGAAGACGGCGATGGCGCTGCGCGAGAAGCTGATCCCCGCGATCGAGGCGCTGCGCGTTGGCGTTTCCACCGATCCCGACGCCCATTATGGTCCGGTCGTCACCGCCGCGCACAAGGCGAAGATCGAAAGCTATATCCAGATGGGCGTCGATGAAGGCGCGGAACTGGTCGTCGATGGACGCGGCTTTACGCTTCAGGGGCATGAGGAGGGCTTTTTCGTCGGCCCGACGCTGTTCGACCATGTGAAGCCGTCTATGCGCTCCTACAAGGAGGAGATTTTCGGCCCCGTGCTACAGATGGTGCGCGCGGAGAGCTTCGAGGAGGCACTCGCCCTCCCCAGCCAGCATCAATATGGCAATGGCGTCGCGATCTTCACCCGCAACGGCCACGCCGCCCGCGAATTTGCAGCGCGCGTCAATGTCGGCATGGTCGGCATCAACGTGCCGATCCCGGTGCCGGTCGCCTATCACACCTTCGGCGGATGGAAGCGGTCGGCCTTTGGCGACACCAACCAGCATGGCATGGAAGGCGTGAAGTTCTGGACCAAGGTCAAGACCATCACCCAGCGCTGGCCCGACGGCGGCGCCACCAGTGACAGCGCCTTCGTCATCCCGACAATGGGATAA
- a CDS encoding ABC transporter permease, translating to MSQNLDWRGCWRIARRDLHRGLRGLRLLFICLFLGVATLATIGSLTAAITGEIASKGQLLLGGDVEVAMSQRQASEDEKAAFRRAGQMSETIRLRAMAQGPGRDRGPAAVLTELKGVDRAYPLYGRLMLQSGIAGSLSADELVIGQALADRLALRPGQHLRYGNADFRIRDIIVDEPDRVGEGFTLGPVAITSLEALRRTGLIQPGSLYESKYRIRVTPGTDVRATGEALKRAFPAGAFEIKDRDRAAPGTSRFFERMGQFLSLIGLSALAIAGIGVGNGVTSYLAIKRDGIATLKILGASASDISRIYLMQVGMVALLATGCGLLVGAALPALLLAAVGDLLPVQPAFALTPWPFLTSAAYGLLVAFIFIMPPLAHARALPAAVLFRETVDRRRVIDRRSGIAVAVAAFAMVTLALGTAREPLFAAAVLGAVGAMLLILLGIGLLVQRMARRVRRPKAPLLRLAVANLHRPGAQTSALVVALGLGLTLFVTLAAIQSSLSAEIRNTVPRTAPDQFVLDIPIEQKGAFQRLIAREAPGAEVNIVPTLRGTIVAYDDTRVADLDELPKDAWFLRGERGVTYSDSLPEGSQLTEGEWWPRGYDGPPLVSLDRDAAKIMDVGVGDRLVVSILGREIEARIASLRQVNWETMGFNYIMVFSPNSLAGAPHSLAATITTKSVNPPDGRLSRSLLSAFPSISIIEVGEVVGQVTSLLGQMATAIILAGSVAILAGIAVLIGAIAASRQTRAYDSVILKTLGATRWQILGSQGIEYALLATVLAAVALGLGLGAAWFVIVQIFEFNWSPDWLLVAITLSGGGGLTLAIGLLGSIPLMSVRPARALRSL from the coding sequence ATGAGCCAGAACCTCGACTGGCGCGGCTGCTGGCGGATCGCCCGGCGCGACCTTCACCGTGGGCTGCGCGGCCTGCGGCTGCTGTTCATCTGCCTGTTCCTGGGCGTCGCGACATTGGCGACGATCGGCAGCCTGACGGCGGCCATCACGGGCGAGATCGCCAGCAAGGGGCAGTTGCTGCTGGGCGGCGACGTCGAAGTCGCGATGTCGCAACGGCAAGCGAGCGAGGATGAGAAGGCCGCCTTTCGCCGTGCGGGGCAGATGAGCGAGACCATCCGTCTGCGCGCCATGGCGCAAGGGCCGGGCAGGGATAGAGGCCCCGCCGCCGTGTTGACCGAATTGAAGGGCGTTGACCGCGCCTATCCGCTTTATGGCAGGTTGATGCTGCAATCCGGTATCGCCGGATCGCTCAGCGCAGACGAACTGGTGATCGGACAGGCGCTGGCGGACAGGCTGGCGCTGAGGCCGGGGCAGCATCTGCGCTATGGCAATGCGGATTTCCGCATCCGGGATATCATCGTCGATGAGCCGGACCGCGTCGGCGAAGGGTTTACGCTTGGCCCCGTGGCGATCACTTCGCTGGAAGCCCTGCGACGCACGGGGTTGATCCAGCCTGGCAGCCTTTATGAAAGCAAATACCGCATCCGGGTGACGCCTGGCACGGATGTCCGCGCGACGGGCGAGGCGCTGAAGCGCGCCTTCCCGGCCGGAGCGTTTGAGATCAAGGATCGCGATCGCGCGGCGCCGGGAACAAGCCGCTTTTTCGAGCGCATGGGACAATTTCTCTCGCTCATCGGGCTGAGCGCCCTTGCCATTGCGGGGATCGGCGTCGGCAATGGCGTCACATCCTATCTGGCGATCAAGCGGGACGGCATTGCGACGCTGAAGATTCTGGGCGCGTCGGCAAGCGACATATCACGCATCTACCTGATGCAGGTCGGCATGGTCGCGCTATTGGCGACGGGCTGCGGTTTACTGGTGGGCGCGGCATTGCCCGCGTTGCTGCTGGCGGCGGTGGGCGACCTGCTGCCCGTCCAGCCCGCCTTCGCGTTGACCCCATGGCCCTTCCTGACGAGCGCGGCTTATGGGTTGCTGGTCGCCTTCATCTTCATCATGCCACCGCTTGCGCATGCGCGCGCCTTACCCGCCGCAGTCCTGTTTCGTGAGACGGTCGACCGGCGGCGCGTGATCGACAGGCGCAGCGGGATCGCCGTCGCGGTTGCAGCGTTCGCCATGGTGACGCTCGCCCTGGGAACGGCGCGCGAGCCGCTCTTCGCCGCCGCCGTGCTGGGCGCTGTGGGGGCGATGCTGCTGATCCTGCTGGGCATCGGCCTGCTCGTGCAAAGGATGGCGCGGCGGGTGCGCCGGCCCAAAGCGCCGCTGCTACGGCTGGCCGTCGCCAACCTCCACCGACCCGGCGCGCAGACGAGCGCGCTGGTCGTTGCATTGGGGCTTGGCCTCACCCTGTTCGTCACTCTGGCCGCGATCCAGTCGAGCCTTAGTGCTGAAATCCGCAACACCGTGCCGCGCACCGCACCCGACCAGTTCGTGCTCGATATTCCGATCGAACAGAAAGGCGCGTTCCAGCGCCTGATCGCGCGCGAAGCTCCCGGCGCGGAGGTCAACATCGTCCCAACATTGCGCGGCACCATCGTCGCCTATGACGACACGCGGGTCGCGGATCTCGATGAATTGCCGAAGGACGCATGGTTCCTGCGCGGTGAGCGCGGCGTCACCTACAGCGACAGCCTGCCCGAGGGGTCCCAACTGACAGAGGGCGAGTGGTGGCCGCGCGGCTATGACGGTCCGCCGCTCGTTTCGCTCGATCGGGACGCGGCGAAAATCATGGACGTCGGCGTCGGCGACCGGCTGGTCGTGTCCATTCTGGGCCGCGAGATCGAGGCACGCATCGCTTCCCTGCGACAGGTGAATTGGGAAACGATGGGCTTCAACTACATCATGGTCTTTTCGCCCAACAGCTTGGCGGGCGCGCCGCATAGTCTGGCGGCGACGATCACGACCAAGTCCGTCAATCCACCGGACGGACGGCTGTCCCGCTCGCTGCTGTCCGCCTTCCCATCAATCTCGATCATAGAAGTCGGCGAAGTGGTGGGCCAGGTCACATCCCTGCTGGGCCAGATGGCGACGGCGATCATCCTGGCGGGGTCCGTCGCGATCCTTGCCGGTATAGCGGTGCTGATCGGCGCGATCGCGGCATCGCGGCAGACACGCGCCTATGACAGCGTGATCCTCAAGACGCTGGGCGCAACGCGATGGCAGATATTGGGGAGCCAGGGGATCGAATATGCACTGTTGGCGACGGTGCTCGCCGCGGTGGCGCTGGGATTGGGTCTTGGCGCAGCCTGGTTCGTGATCGTGCAGATTTTCGAATTCAACTGGTCGCCGGATTGGCTGTTGGTAGCAATCACTCTGTCAGGTGGCGGGGGCCTGACGCTGGCGATAGGATTGTTGGGGTCAATACCGCTCATGTCCGTGCGTCCCGCCCGCGCGCTCCGATCGCTTTGA
- a CDS encoding ABC transporter ATP-binding protein — MHGSSDPTHIAIVARHVTLSLGQTEILKGVDLSIRQGESLAILGPSGSGKSSLMAILSGLERASGGEVLVAGIDYGPLDEDGLARARRGRIGIVLQSFHLLPTMTAIENVAVPLELAGTADPFARAATELEAVGLGHRLHHYPTQLSGGEQQRVAIARAVAPGPDILFADEPTGNLDGGTSEAIIDLLFARQAANVATLVIITHDPALAERCDRIVEMRDGLIVAERLP, encoded by the coding sequence ATGCACGGTTCGTCCGATCCCACCCATATCGCCATCGTGGCGCGCCATGTCACCCTGTCGCTGGGCCAGACGGAAATATTGAAGGGTGTCGATCTGTCGATCCGGCAGGGAGAAAGCCTCGCGATACTTGGACCATCCGGGTCGGGCAAGTCGTCGCTGATGGCGATCCTGTCGGGGCTGGAGCGCGCAAGCGGGGGCGAGGTGCTGGTTGCGGGCATAGATTACGGCCCGCTGGACGAAGACGGGCTGGCGCGGGCGCGGCGCGGGCGGATCGGCATCGTGCTTCAGAGTTTTCATCTGCTACCCACGATGACGGCCATCGAAAATGTCGCTGTCCCGCTGGAACTGGCAGGAACAGCTGATCCGTTCGCGCGGGCCGCGACGGAACTGGAGGCCGTGGGGCTTGGCCACCGGCTGCATCATTATCCCACGCAATTGTCGGGCGGCGAGCAGCAGCGCGTCGCCATCGCCCGCGCGGTCGCGCCCGGACCCGATATCCTGTTCGCCGATGAACCCACCGGCAACCTTGATGGCGGAACGAGCGAGGCGATCATCGACCTGCTCTTCGCGCGGCAGGCCGCCAATGTCGCGACGCTGGTCATCATCACCCATGATCCTGCGCTCGCCGAACGGTGCGACCGCATCGTCGAAATGCGCGACGGCCTGATCGTCGCCGAACGGCTGCCATGA
- a CDS encoding arylesterase, with amino-acid sequence MARQWPTYVVCGLIVQMLAACSDEPASNSAAAPTVREERHATPNADEKLILAFGDSLYAGYGVAQNESFPHELEKTLRAKGGAVEVRNAGVSGETTQGGLQRLAFTLDGLPRKPDLVLLGLGGNDMLRGLDPAESEKNLRAMLGMLAERKLPVVLTGMLAAPNMGEPYAARFNAIYPALAKDYDVPLYPFFLDGVVGDPKYMQPDSLHPNPAGVDVIVGKVAPLVLDSLASRN; translated from the coding sequence ATGGCGCGACAGTGGCCGACATATGTGGTCTGTGGACTGATTGTGCAAATGCTTGCCGCATGTTCCGATGAACCGGCATCCAACAGCGCCGCCGCGCCAACGGTGCGGGAGGAACGCCACGCTACGCCCAACGCCGATGAAAAGCTGATCCTGGCGTTCGGCGACAGCCTGTATGCTGGCTATGGCGTCGCCCAGAATGAAAGTTTTCCCCATGAACTGGAAAAGACCCTGAGGGCGAAGGGCGGCGCGGTCGAGGTCCGCAATGCGGGCGTATCGGGAGAAACGACGCAGGGCGGCCTTCAACGACTGGCCTTTACGCTGGACGGCTTGCCAAGGAAGCCCGATCTGGTGCTTTTGGGGCTGGGCGGGAATGACATGCTGCGTGGCCTGGACCCGGCCGAGAGCGAGAAAAACCTGCGAGCGATGCTGGGCATGTTGGCCGAGAGGAAGCTGCCGGTCGTGCTGACGGGCATGCTTGCCGCACCGAATATGGGCGAACCCTATGCCGCCCGTTTCAACGCCATCTACCCGGCATTGGCCAAGGATTATGACGTTCCGCTATACCCGTTCTTCCTCGATGGCGTGGTTGGCGATCCCAAATATATGCAGCCGGACTCGCTCCACCCCAATCCGGCTGGCGTGGACGTCATCGTCGGCAAAGTCGCGCCGCTGGTCCTCGATAGCCTCGCCTCGCGAAATTAA
- a CDS encoding YaiI/YqxD family protein, with protein sequence MPQILIDADACPVKEESYKVAWRYDVPVIVVSNSPIRVPAHPLVSRVVVSDGFDAADDWIVEHVDAKSIVVTADILLADRCLKAGCGAVIAPTGKPFTKASIGNAVAVRAIMADLRAGAINDGLGGPAPFGKADRSRFLSVLDETVVRLR encoded by the coding sequence ATGCCCCAGATACTGATAGATGCCGACGCTTGCCCGGTGAAAGAAGAAAGCTACAAGGTCGCATGGCGTTACGACGTGCCTGTCATTGTCGTCAGCAACAGCCCCATAAGGGTGCCAGCCCACCCGCTCGTCTCCCGCGTGGTGGTAAGCGACGGGTTCGATGCGGCGGACGACTGGATCGTCGAGCATGTGGACGCGAAATCCATCGTCGTGACCGCCGACATATTGCTGGCCGACCGATGCTTGAAGGCCGGATGCGGAGCGGTGATCGCGCCGACGGGCAAGCCGTTCACTAAAGCCTCCATCGGCAACGCCGTCGCGGTTCGGGCCATCATGGCGGATTTGCGTGCAGGGGCGATCAACGATGGGTTGGGTGGACCAGCACCTTTTGGCAAGGCGGATCGGTCGCGTTTTCTTTCGGTTCTGGATGAAACCGTCGTGCGGCTCCGGTAA
- a CDS encoding LysR family transcriptional regulator: MQTRLVEYFLTLERERHFARAAAQCNVSQPTLSAGIAMLEAQLGKRLIRRDRKYGGLTAEGEAILPWARQLVAAAEALGQAAETARGPLKGELRLGSIPAAMPAIGCLAEAMLARHPGLNISVRALTSRQIERDLAAFELDAGLTYLDFEPPAHALAVPLYVERTMLVSALGELTIPDPLDWDDLARLPLCLLHQGMQNRRILDARLAERGLALRPLVTADSYIALLGLVQHGRLCSIIPDSHATLLQGLSWARTQPLPNMEEGSRVGVIVSNSAPMGPLAQAVLSVARDLRLPPGFRSV, from the coding sequence ATGCAGACCCGCCTCGTCGAATATTTTCTGACGCTGGAGCGCGAACGCCATTTCGCGCGTGCAGCCGCGCAATGCAATGTGTCGCAGCCAACGCTTTCCGCTGGCATTGCCATGCTGGAGGCGCAATTGGGCAAGCGACTTATCCGGCGGGACCGCAAATATGGGGGGCTGACGGCCGAGGGCGAGGCGATATTGCCATGGGCGCGGCAATTGGTCGCGGCGGCAGAAGCGCTGGGGCAGGCGGCAGAAACCGCACGCGGCCCGCTGAAGGGCGAGTTGCGGCTCGGTTCGATCCCTGCCGCCATGCCCGCCATCGGCTGCCTCGCGGAAGCAATGCTAGCGCGGCATCCGGGATTGAACATTTCCGTCCGCGCCCTGACGTCGCGCCAGATCGAGCGGGATCTTGCCGCGTTCGAGCTTGACGCTGGCCTGACCTACCTGGATTTTGAACCACCGGCTCACGCCCTGGCCGTCCCGCTTTATGTCGAACGCACGATGTTGGTGAGCGCCCTGGGTGAACTGACGATTCCCGATCCCCTCGATTGGGATGACCTGGCGCGGTTGCCGCTCTGCCTGCTGCATCAGGGTATGCAGAACCGGCGCATACTCGACGCGCGGTTGGCCGAGCGGGGCCTTGCGCTCCGCCCGCTGGTGACGGCGGACAGCTATATAGCCTTGCTTGGGCTGGTGCAGCATGGACGGCTCTGCTCGATCATTCCGGACAGCCATGCGACCTTGCTGCAAGGCCTGAGCTGGGCCCGGACGCAGCCCTTGCCCAATATGGAGGAAGGCAGCCGCGTGGGGGTGATCGTGTCCAACAGTGCGCCGATGGGGCCGCTTGCACAGGCCGTGCTGAGCGTCGCGCGCGACCTGCGGTTGCCGCCGGGCTTCCGCTCAGTCTGA
- a CDS encoding NAD(P)H-dependent oxidoreductase subunit E has translation MEEFIVAWTARYGATRDQLLPLLHALQEQAGHIDDALVPAIARALNLSRADVHGVVTFYHDFRRSAPGRHVVKLCRAESCQARGGAAIERQAEQRLGVAMGETRRDGQIALEPVYCLGLCAIGPNALVDGRPVARIDAAALERIAAEVAA, from the coding sequence ATGGAAGAGTTTATCGTCGCATGGACTGCGCGCTATGGGGCGACGCGGGACCAGTTGTTGCCGCTGCTTCACGCTTTGCAGGAGCAAGCCGGCCATATCGACGATGCACTCGTGCCAGCCATCGCGAGAGCGCTGAACCTCAGCCGCGCCGATGTGCATGGAGTCGTCACCTTCTATCACGACTTCCGCCGCTCGGCTCCCGGTCGTCATGTCGTGAAGCTGTGCAGGGCAGAAAGCTGCCAGGCGCGCGGAGGCGCTGCGATAGAGCGTCAGGCAGAGCAGCGGCTGGGCGTTGCCATGGGCGAAACGCGCAGGGACGGCCAGATCGCGCTGGAGCCGGTCTATTGCCTTGGTCTTTGCGCGATCGGCCCCAATGCGCTGGTCGATGGGCGACCGGTGGCAAGGATCGACGCCGCCGCGCTGGAGCGGATCGCGGCGGAGGTGGCGGCATGA